From one Babesia bovis T2Bo chromosome 3, whole genome shotgun sequence genomic stretch:
- a CDS encoding putative integral membrane protein — protein MDNVRVELHDLDLELKCSLFGVCCVVTLLAFCYVILRLSTSPVRMPWNEFSVILLSCAQLLCGIVFYFGSQHPFLQIVKKAIKVIQAEIISWSCIRILLESKRQRATRTRVIFHLVTFMIGAVLLYSFIYVTDTSVLFNAKIGIFMSAMWCIMSMSVTYVADKIRKKLDVSNLVLSEAVQSVDTAQSVPGRLENLDPETGDLVESYSETKYQQLLMLVVVEAVTATGTLIWDLVMYYSIQQSVMDKSLELHLPILKEVLYILSNTMLILIPNWTVFYVLYWVQRHNYTRVSSKWDVNMNTMSFSEPDRRPFV, from the exons ATGGACAATGTGCGTGTAGAATTGCATGATTTGGACTTAGAGTTGAAATGTAGCTTGTTTGGTGTTTGCTGTGTAGTGACATTGTTGGCTTTTTGTTATGTGATTCTTCGTTTGTCTACATCGCCAGTGCGAATGCCATGGAATGAATTTAGTGTGATATTGTTATCGTGTGCTCAGCTTCTATGCGGCATAGTATTTTACTTTGGTTCGCAGCATCCATTTCTACAGATTGTCAAAAAGGCGATTAAAGTAATTCAGGCTGAGATTATATCCTGGAGTTGCATTCGTATATTACTAGAGAGTAAGCGTCAGCGTGCTACTCGTACACGTGTGATCTTTCATTTGGTTACATTTATGATTGGTGCTGTGCTTTTATACAGTTTCATTTATGTAACTGACACTAGTGTATTGTTCAACGCTAAGATTGGCATATTCATGTCTGCCATGTGGTGTATAATGTCCATGTCTGTGACATACGTGGCTGACAAGATCCGAAAGAAGTTGGATGTAAGCAATCTGGTGCTATCGGAGGCAGTTCAGAGTGTTGACACTGCTCAAAGTGTCCCTGGTCGTCTTGAGAATCTCGACCCCGAAACCGGTGATTTAGTGGAATCGTATAGCGAGACTAAGTACCAGCAGCTACTGATGTTGGTAGTTGTGGAGGCAGTTACTGCTACT GGCACTTTGATTTGGGACTTGGTGATGTATTACTCAATTCAGCAAAGCGTCATGGACAAGAGTTTAGAATTACACTTACCCATTTTAAAGGAGGTGCTTTACATATTGTCAAACaccatgttgatattgattcCCAACTGGACAGTGTTCTATGTTTTGTACTG GGTACAACGCCACAACTACACGAGGGTCAGTTCCAAATGGGACGTTAACATGAACACTATGAG TTTTTCTGAACCTGATAGAAGGCCGTTTGTCTAA
- a CDS encoding putative 60S ribosomal protein L23 produces MGLPETPRKAADADKVKQAKIAANSVKKSTTAKGYKIRRNTHFFRGRTLTLPKSPKVKRHLITAHSKKLDKFSIIKYPLTTEKSMKMIEEINTLVFIVDSRANKEKIAKAVSELYDVKCVRVNTLNRPDGLKKAYVRLSPDQDALDVANKIGII; encoded by the exons ATGGGACTTCCAGAGA CCCCTCGCAAGGCCGCTGACGCCGACAAGGTTAAGCAAGCCAAGATCGCAGCCAACAGTGTTAAGAAGTCTACCACTGCCAAGGGCTACAAGATCAGGCGCAACACTCACTTTTTCCGTGGTCGTACTCTAACTTTGCCAAAGTCTCCTAAGGTCAAGCGTCACCTAATCACTGCTCATTCTAAGAAGCTTGACAAGTTTTCCATTATTAAGTACCCTCTCACTACTGAGAAGTCTATGAAGATGATTGAGGAGATTAACACTCTTGTATTCATTGTTGATTCTCGTGCCAACAAGGAGAAGATTGCTAAGGCCGTGTCTGAGCTTTATGATGTTAAGTGTGTTCGCGTGAACACATTGAACAGGCCTGACGGTCTCAAGAAGGCTTACGTCAGATTGTCTCCTGACCAGGACGCTCTTGACGTCGCCAACAAGATCGGTATTATCTGA
- a CDS encoding Paf1 family protein: protein MPKQKEDASSGTAKSESVDTLTSYLNMKSPLLGSLEFDASIPEPPVDAHMLSYDLNHDEIGYQPSALELFDGCISFREFQNGITSEDLDDISSNLYGLNDDNLMSQLVIDARNSHSSTMARLKELRGEIMGDPAMQLLKSTFTRAAEGLPEDVVQLLFATDVPKTDASRAQNLMGSPRESPRDKRSSVREKWESMSTNERIDHYISCINDSFVPVDSLRHPTNPNAKIAKYYKIMPNVGLWKNRYIQAGVDGVTSVTAANDAGKLAVGGFLHVAKDGATHRTYEYYNMTDSEEAMDAHDISGSDERFRFVRMYSCQKSTKSDGNDNYFLLSLPPRLHSKINSGIYGTDSTYSDAMDEDLGAEKDGDESAIHILSVKGHKMVLTKAGKAKRPDILLTYTDDASPRAGHE, encoded by the exons ATGCCGAAACAGAAAGAAGATGCTAGTTCAGGTACGGCTAAGAGTGAGTCCGTGGACACTCTTACGTCGTACCTTAACATGAAATCTCCTTTGCTAGGGTCTCTTGAATTTGACGCAAGTATACCTGAGCCACCAGTTGATGCTCATATGTTATCTTACGATTTAAATCATGATGAAATTGGATATCAGCCTTCTGCTTTGGAACTCTTTGATGGATGTATATCTTTCCGAGAGTTTCAGAATGGCATTACGTCTGAGGATTTGGACGATATTAGCTCTAATCTATATGGTCTTAACGACGACAATCTAATGTCTCAATTAGTAATCGACGCTCGTAACTCTCATTCCTCTACAATGGCACGTCTTAAGGAGCTACGTGGAGAGATAATGGGAGACCCTGCTATGCAACTATTGAAGTCTACCTTTACTAGAGCCGCTGAAGGTTTACCGGAGGATGTTGTACAGTTGTTGTTTGCGACAGATGTGCCAAAAACTGATGCTTCTAGGGCACAAAATCTAATGGGATCTCCACGGGAATCGCCAAGAGACAAACGATCTTCTGTAAGGGAAAAGTGGGAATCCATGTCGACAAATGAACGCATTGATCACTACATATCATGCATTAATGACTCATTTGTCCCAGTTGATTCATTGCGGCATCCTACAAATCCCAATGCTAAAATCGCAAag TACTATAAAATCATGCCTAATGTGGGTTTATGGAAGAACCGTTACATTCAGGCTGGTGTGGATGGTGTTACATCTGTTACTGCTGCCAATGATGCTGGCAAGCTTGCTGTTGGTGGTTTCCTTCACGTTGCCAAGGATGGCGCTACTCACCGTACATATGAATACTACAACATGACTGACTCGGAAGAAGCCATGGATGCTCATGATATTTCCGGGTCAGACGAGCGCTTCAGATTCGTTCGCATGTACTCCTGTCAG AAATCTACTAAGTCGGATGGCAATGATAATTACTTCTTACTATCGCTACCTCCAAGACTTCATAGCAAAATCAATTCGGGCATCTACGGTACTGATTCGACGTATTCTGACGCCATGGATGAGGACCTCGGAGCTGAAAAGGACGGTGATGAATCAGCTATACATATTCTTTCTGTGAAAGGACACAAGATGGTTCTTACCAAGGCTGGTAAAGCAAAGCGTCCAGACATTTTGCTAACGTACACAGACGATGCTTCTCCCAGAGCTGGACACGAATAG
- a CDS encoding Acetyltransferase (GNAT) family protein: MPRKRHCNALRKVWYPETIAKCTAEAVCAVFNQDATDSVESDKYVFLQNKLDPKYRLKHYMGNEAPKEVMEAIFSLTKDNMSQLYDAVGFLGGWRDNTKLRELSAAKTHILELTDDNGKLVGFVSYRFLLISDCQPTTEVCYIYELQVNASRRSSGVGRYLMKAAEVIAKEAGAKKLMCTVLKTNNRAVAFYRNKCGFTDDESDPSSIDFEHRHDYIYYILKLDIAPLVTIQT; this comes from the exons ATGCCGAGAAAGCGCCATTGCAATGCACTGAGGAAAGTATGGTACCCAGAAACTATAGCAAAATGCACCGCAGAAGCGGTGTGTGCTGTATTCAACCAAGATGCCACAGATTCTGTTGAATCCGATAAATACGTTTTCCTACAGAACAAACTCGACCCGAAATATAGGCTTAAACACTATATGGGTAATGAGGCACCCAAAGAAGTTATGGAAGCTATATTCAGCCTAACGAAGGATAACATGTCACAGCTATATGACGCAGTTGGATTCCTTGGAGGATGGAGAGATAACACGAAGCTCCGGGAACTTAGTGCAGCAAAAACACATATCCTGGAACTAACGG ATGATAACGGAAAATTGGTTGGATTCGTAAGCTACCGCTTCCTGCTCATCTCAGATTGCCAACCTACCACGGAAGtctgctatatatatgaaCTCCAAGTGAAT GCAAGTCGAAGGTCATCCGGTGTGGGCAGATACTTGATGAAAGCAGCAGAAGTTATCGCTAAAGAAGCAGGAGCGAAAAAGTTGATGTGTACCGTATTAAAGACAAACAATAGGGCAGTAGCATTTTATCGCAACAAATGTGGATTCACAGATGACGAAAGTGATCCTAGTTCAATAGACTTTGAGCACAGGCacgattatatatactacataCTCAAACTCGACATTGCGCCCCTGGTAACCATACAGACATGA
- a CDS encoding Vps52 / Sac2 family protein encodes MDKSTSISQLLAISPESLADDLAWFLEGFDAPCSLSDIEPWRNEALGRYFVDNVEQHGDDQPSSVEAEPANEDDVDSLDMRVVIELNEIIKRVDSARERWQDDMMETFMRHEEEICEFSTDMNYCDSTLKLIEEALMKHYKSLEAASTDIKNLHSESAELSTCLDNRQAFIKALQTYIDDISIPPSLIMSLRKEPVGEGYIKHLHEFAQKSQKIKTVYGGVSYPSLQLTRIAIHQLDIEIVHRIYSFICIEIERFKTPKANIQMIQDHYFMRLQPLMSFIRETNPNYATEIKTLYGKTMRKKYYHLFSSYYNSLEHYCAKNRYRDISVLTDSSIKHPGGYFTLDGRDALVLSFKDDPLVCTGITPGSLTIEMILKSFLKLLGDSASSEYIFISRFFESDPTSVFHYIFEDTVVFLRSRVGDLLKYSCDVVMLSALSLLIGANRKVMIDRDITALDDALGTIQSELHMKSMYHVKSMAKHVMSYTIHSPSSVVESWLPGIHAINLSNIVHSLLVLKSCQDKLNISGMSFDPVDHLIQVSHAALSLRGRELNNPIKMNILVISNCSAFLSKTHEFKDAVFDFEHTRNKHLKAYVNNYVRSQFENIIQLANVISSDEGSNSQINPGQTNESVDNGASMGSDVQSDVYAKWRIAAEDFVSTGRSKFEAIRAKVKLHFVQEYIYRLVIDATLDTVEYIYSTFHQNVERIAKRCDEPWVRNLPPRDSIRHWLVTAQPN; translated from the exons ATGGATAAGAGCACTTCGATTTCGCAATTACTTGCGATATCTCCCGAGAGTCTGGCTGATGACCTGGCTTGGTTCCTTGAAGGTTTTGATGCTCCTTGTAGTTTATCTGATATTGAACCGTGGCGTAACGAAGCCTTAGGTCGATACTTTGTGGACAATGTGGAACAGCATGGTGACGATCAGCCTTCTTCGGTAGAAGCGGAGCCAGCTAATGAGG ATGATGTGGACTCTCTAGACATGAGGGTTGTGATAGAACTCAATGAGATTATAAAGCGTGTGGACTCCGCTCGTGAGCGTTGGCAGGATGACATGATGGAGACTTTTATGCGTCATGAAGAGGAGATTTGTGAGTTCTCTACTGATATGAATTACTGTGATTCCACTTTGAAGTTGATTGAAGAGGCGTTGATGAAGCATTACAAGAGTTTGGAGGCTGCTTCTACAGACATAAAGAACCTTCATTCTGAATCTGCTGAATTATCTACTTGTCTGGATAATCGTCAGGCGTTTATAAAGGCACTCCAGACGTACATTGACGATATTTCTATTCCCCCTTCACTGATAATGTCTCTGCGTAAGGAGCCTGTTGGTGAGGGTTACATAAAGCACTTGCATGAGTTTGCTCaaaaatcgcaaaaaaTCAAGACCGTTTATGGCGGCGTTTCATATCCATCACTTCAGCTTACGCGTATCGCAATTCATCAGTTGGACATTGAAATAGTGCATCGTATATACAGCTTCATCTGTATTGAGATCGAGCGTTTCAAGACCCCTAAGGCTAACATTCAGATGATACAGGACCATTATTTTATGCGTTTGCAGCCATTGATGTCATTTATTAGGGAAACAAATCCTAATTATGCTACTGAGATAAAGACTCTATATGGCAAGACTATGCGTAAGAAGTATTATCATTTATTTTCGAGTTATTACAATTCACTGGAGCATTATTGTGCTAAGAACCGCTATCGTGACATAAGTGTGTTGACTGATAGTTCTATCAAGCATCCAGGTGGTTATTTTACGCTGGATGGCCGTGATGCATTGGTTCTTTCATTCAAGGATGACCCTTTGGTTTGTACTGGTATTACGCCAGGCAGTCTTACTATTGAGATGATATTGAAATCATTTCTTAAGTTACTTGGTGACAGTGCATCCAGTGAGTATATTTTCATAAGTCGGTTTTTTGAATCTGATCCTACTTCTGTGTTCCACTACATTTTTGAGGACACTGTGGTATTTTTACGTTCTCGTGTTGGTGATTTGCTAAAGTATTCCTGTGATGTTGTTATGCTAAGTGCTTTATCTTTATTGATTGGTGCTAATCGTAAGGTTATGATCGATCGTGATATAACTGCTTTGGATGATGCTTTGGGCACGATCCAATCAGAGCTACACATGAAATCTATGTATCACGTAAAGAGCATGGCTAAGCACGTGATGTCTTACACTATTCATTCACCCTCGAGTGTTGTAGAATCCTGGCTTCCTGGTATCCATGCCATCAACTTATCGAACATCGTGCATTCATTGTTGGTTTTGAAATCATGTCAGGATAAGTTGAATATATCTGGGATGTCTTTTGACCCTGTGGATCATTTAATTCAGGTATCTCACGCTGCTCTCAGTTTGCGAGGTCGCGAACTTAACAACCCTATAAAGATGAACATTCTGGTTATATCGAACTGTTCGGCATTCCTGTCAAAGACTCATGAGTTCAAGGATGCTGTTTTTGATTTTGAACATACTCGTAATAAGCATTTGAAAGCTTACGTCAACAACTACGTGCGTAGTCAATTTGAGAATATTATCCAGCTGGCAAATGTGATAAGTAGTGATGAGGGATCCAATTCTCAGATTAATCCCGGTCAAACTAATGAATCAGTTGATAATGGCGCTTCTATGGGATCTGATGTGCAATCAGACGTATATGCGAAGTGGCGTATTGCTGCTGAAGACTTTGTAAGTACGGGTCGTTCTAAATTTGAGGCTATTCGTGCTAAGGTGAAGCTTCACTTCGttcaagaatatatatacaggttGGTGATTGACGCAACACTCGACACTGTTGAGTACATTTACAGCACGTTCCATCAGAATGTCGAGCGCATTGCGAAGCGATGCGACGAACCTTGGGTGAGAAACCTTCCTCCTCGTGACAGCATTCGTCACTGGTTAGTAACTGCGCAGCCTAACTGA
- a CDS encoding Vacuolar (H+) transporting ATPase G subunit family protein, protein MSTGKGSNALIQQLLKAEEEAEAIVKRARENRVKLLNEAISAAENDLKVFSETEEKRLLEEYHQQHGDDEPQLDELDKKAKEKIRQYDERFRECKDMLVNKLVAATLDIDITIPDSFRYYMKQNSA, encoded by the exons ATGAGTACTGGCAAGGGTTCCAACGCGTTGATTCAGCAATTGCTGAAGGCCGAGGAGGAAGCTGAGGCCATCGTTAAGCGTGCGCGTGAAA ATCGTGTGAAGCTTCTTAATGAGGCTATTTCCGCTGCAGAGAATGACCTCAAGGTGTTCAGCGAGACTGAGGAAAAACGTCTTCTTGAAGAGTACCACCAG CAACATGGCGATGATGAACCTCAATTGGACGAGTTGGACAAGAAGGCAAAGGAAAAGATTAGGCAGTATGATGAGCGTTTTAGGGAGTGCAAGGACATGCTTGTCAACAAGCTTGTAGCTGCCACCCTTGACATTGACATAACGATTCCTGATTCATTCCGCTACTACATGAAGCAGAATTCTGCATAA